Proteins found in one Deltaproteobacteria bacterium genomic segment:
- a CDS encoding carbon-nitrogen hydrolase family protein, translating into MVASDDKAANLKEAEHWLRLAAKQGARVAVLPEVFIWRGSKKLERQFAEAIPGPTSTRLGELARKLKIYLLAGSILEAIPDSPQAYNCSLLFDPSGNLIARYRKIHLFDVDLANGVSLRESETRAHGSEVVVAKTELAIMGLSVCYDLRFPELYRGLADGGAELVFVPSAFTAFTGAAHWETLLRARAIENQVYVIAADQFGKSAKSFQTHGHSMIVDPWGKVLAELADGAGVIAAEIDLDHLAKVRAELPALKHRKLF; encoded by the coding sequence ATGGTTGCTTCCGATGATAAGGCGGCCAATCTCAAAGAAGCCGAGCATTGGCTTCGTCTCGCCGCCAAGCAAGGCGCGCGCGTGGCCGTGCTGCCGGAGGTTTTCATCTGGCGCGGCAGCAAGAAATTGGAAAGGCAATTCGCCGAAGCGATTCCCGGCCCGACCTCGACGCGGCTTGGCGAGCTGGCGCGCAAGCTCAAAATTTATCTGCTCGCCGGTTCGATCCTCGAAGCGATTCCCGACAGCCCGCAAGCTTACAACTGTAGTCTACTTTTCGATCCGAGCGGCAATCTAATCGCGCGCTATCGCAAGATCCATCTGTTCGATGTCGATCTTGCCAATGGGGTTTCCCTGCGCGAGTCGGAAACCCGCGCCCATGGTTCCGAAGTTGTCGTGGCAAAAACTGAATTGGCGATCATGGGATTATCGGTCTGTTACGACCTGCGGTTTCCCGAACTCTATCGCGGCCTCGCCGATGGTGGTGCTGAGTTGGTCTTCGTGCCCTCTGCCTTCACCGCCTTCACAGGTGCGGCGCATTGGGAAACCTTGCTGCGCGCCCGCGCCATTGAAAACCAAGTTTATGTGATCGCCGCCGATCAGTTCGGCAAGAGCGCCAAGAGTTTTCAAACCCACGGCCACTCAATGATCGTCGATCCCTGGGGCAAGGTGTTAGCCGAACTCGCCGACGGCGCCGGAGTTATCGCCGCTGAAATCGATCTCGACCATCTAGCTAAAGTCCGCGCCGAGCTGCCGGCATTGAAGCACCGCAAGCTATTCTGA